One segment of Neobacillus endophyticus DNA contains the following:
- a CDS encoding NUDIX hydrolase, with product MKRDQIVTKLQNHMPSILGGGHVKKYAVMLPLIQKEDGIHVLFEVRSQQLRRQPGEICFPGGKVDAADIDEKAAAIRETMEELGVKKDEIFDIFPLDYMYFPSDMILFPFVGYISNPENISVNPAEVGEIFSVPISFFLNQPPKIYQVQFKIEPERNFPFDLIPGGENYKWRKRSMDEYFYLYENKTIWGLTAKILFHFIEIIR from the coding sequence ATGAAACGGGACCAGATTGTTACGAAATTGCAAAATCATATGCCATCCATTTTGGGCGGAGGTCATGTAAAAAAATATGCAGTCATGCTCCCACTTATACAAAAGGAAGATGGGATACATGTCTTATTCGAAGTTCGGTCACAGCAATTAAGAAGACAGCCTGGGGAGATTTGTTTCCCTGGAGGTAAAGTTGATGCTGCTGATATAGATGAAAAGGCCGCTGCTATTCGTGAAACGATGGAAGAACTAGGTGTTAAAAAAGACGAGATATTTGATATATTTCCACTTGATTATATGTATTTTCCCTCTGACATGATTCTTTTCCCGTTTGTTGGATATATAAGTAATCCGGAAAATATTTCGGTGAATCCTGCGGAAGTAGGTGAAATCTTTTCAGTACCAATTTCCTTTTTTCTCAATCAGCCTCCAAAGATTTATCAAGTGCAATTCAAGATTGAACCTGAAAGAAATTTTCCGTTTGACCTGATTCCCGGCGGAGAAAATTATAAATGGCGAAAGAGAAGTATGGACGAATATTTTTATCTTTATGAAAATAAGACTATTTGGGGGTTAACAGCAAAAATTCTATTTCATTTCATTGAGATTATTAGATAA
- a CDS encoding homogentisate 1,2-dioxygenase → MLYYRQLGELPQKRHTIFNKEDGSLFREQVMGTRGFSGTQSILYHHGMPTEVVKVGRSMPFLIEYEENPTLKHRHFLTRKIQKSGDAIQARQYLLGNEDVLIGIGIVTVSMDNFYRNGDGDELLFIQYGSGTLETMYGTLSYRSGDYLIIPIGTVYRICPNESEVTKMLVIETTSQITTPKRYRNEYGQLLEHSPFCERDIRGPECLITKVKNGEFEILTKSRGAIHSHIMAHHPFDVVGWDGYLYPWAFNIEDFEPITGRIHQPPPVHQTFEGHNFVVCSFVPRLFDYHPQSIPAPYYHSNVNSDELLYYVKGNFMSRKGIQEGSITLHPSGIPHGPHPGKIESSIGKKETTELAVMIDTFHPLRVVKNACEWEDPQYMYTWYEKSE, encoded by the coding sequence ATGTTGTACTATCGGCAACTTGGGGAACTCCCCCAAAAGCGGCATACCATATTTAATAAGGAGGATGGCAGCCTGTTTCGTGAACAAGTGATGGGTACACGCGGCTTTTCTGGCACACAGTCCATACTATACCATCATGGGATGCCGACAGAAGTGGTAAAAGTGGGAAGGAGTATGCCCTTTCTAATTGAATATGAAGAGAATCCAACACTAAAGCATCGTCATTTTCTGACGAGAAAAATACAGAAATCTGGTGATGCTATTCAAGCTAGACAATATCTTTTAGGGAATGAAGATGTACTGATTGGTATCGGGATTGTCACGGTATCCATGGACAATTTCTACCGGAACGGTGATGGAGACGAACTGCTGTTTATTCAATACGGTTCTGGGACGCTTGAAACGATGTATGGAACTTTAAGCTATCGATCTGGCGATTACCTTATTATTCCCATTGGAACGGTGTACCGAATTTGCCCTAATGAAAGTGAAGTCACTAAGATGCTTGTCATCGAAACGACAAGCCAAATTACGACACCAAAAAGATATCGAAACGAATATGGTCAGCTGCTCGAACACAGCCCATTTTGTGAACGGGATATACGTGGTCCCGAATGTTTAATCACAAAAGTGAAAAATGGAGAATTTGAGATTTTAACTAAATCAAGAGGGGCCATTCATTCTCATATTATGGCACATCATCCTTTTGATGTAGTTGGCTGGGATGGATATTTATATCCATGGGCATTTAATATAGAAGATTTTGAGCCTATTACTGGAAGAATCCATCAGCCCCCACCAGTACATCAAACCTTTGAAGGGCACAACTTTGTGGTCTGTTCGTTTGTGCCAAGACTTTTTGATTATCATCCACAATCGATTCCAGCACCATATTATCATAGTAATGTCAATAGTGATGAACTTTTATATTATGTAAAAGGTAATTTTATGAGCCGAAAAGGGATTCAAGAGGGCTCTATCACATTACATCCAAGTGGGATTCCACATGGCCCGCATCCAGGAAAGATAGAGAGCAGCATTGGCAAGAAAGAAACAACGGAGCTAGCTGTCATGATCGACACATTTCACCCTCTGAGAGTCGTAAAGAATGCATGTGAATGGGAAGATCCACAATATATGTATACATGGTATGAAAAGTCTGAATAA
- the hppD gene encoding 4-hydroxyphenylpyruvate dioxygenase, producing the protein MREKKTVEDDFFPVRDVDFIEIYTSNAKQASHFFCTAFGFRPIAYSGLETGNRETVSYVLKQRHIRLVLTGSYTENSKVSQFVKKHGDGVRDIALLVDDVESAFSKAVERGAIVYTAPFEMKDEYGVIKKAVLRTYGDTIHTLIERKHYQGPFLPGYVANGVSFPIEDSGLIGIDHVVGNVERMEEWVDYYSKVMGFKEMNHFTDKDITTEYSALMSKVMHNGGRIKFPINEPAEGKRKSQIQEFLEFNNGPGVQHLAILTEDIVSTVKALKKKGVEFLSTPGAYYDTLTERIGKIDEEMESLRELNILVDRDDEGYLLQIFTKPIVDRPTLFVEIIQRKGARGFGEGNFKALFESIEREQERRGNL; encoded by the coding sequence ATGAGGGAGAAAAAGACAGTGGAAGACGATTTTTTTCCAGTCAGGGATGTGGACTTCATTGAGATATACACTAGTAATGCCAAACAGGCCAGTCATTTTTTTTGTACAGCTTTCGGGTTTCGGCCAATCGCTTATTCCGGGCTCGAAACAGGCAACCGTGAAACAGTATCCTATGTGTTAAAACAGCGCCATATTCGTCTTGTTTTAACAGGATCCTATACTGAGAATAGTAAAGTATCGCAGTTTGTGAAAAAACATGGAGATGGTGTAAGGGACATCGCCTTATTGGTGGATGATGTGGAATCGGCATTTTCTAAGGCTGTTGAAAGAGGAGCAATTGTCTATACCGCTCCTTTTGAAATGAAAGATGAATATGGGGTAATAAAAAAAGCCGTCCTCCGTACATATGGGGACACAATTCATACTTTGATCGAACGGAAACATTATCAAGGGCCTTTTTTACCTGGATATGTCGCAAATGGAGTCTCTTTTCCTATTGAAGATTCCGGTTTAATTGGTATTGATCATGTGGTAGGAAATGTTGAAAGAATGGAAGAGTGGGTTGATTACTACTCGAAAGTGATGGGTTTTAAAGAGATGAACCATTTCACTGATAAGGATATTACGACAGAATATTCTGCTTTAATGTCCAAAGTGATGCATAATGGAGGGAGGATTAAGTTTCCAATCAATGAACCGGCTGAAGGGAAACGCAAATCGCAAATTCAAGAATTCTTGGAATTTAACAACGGACCAGGTGTTCAGCACTTAGCCATTTTAACTGAAGACATAGTTTCAACAGTGAAGGCATTAAAGAAAAAGGGTGTTGAATTTTTAAGCACACCAGGTGCATATTATGATACATTAACTGAACGGATCGGAAAAATAGATGAAGAGATGGAAAGCTTAAGGGAATTGAATATTTTAGTTGATCGTGATGATGAGGGATACTTGCTGCAAATTTTTACAAAGCCAATTGTTGATCGGCCGACACTTTTTGTTGAAATCATTCAGCGTAAAGGCGCCAGAGGCTTTGGGGAAGGAAATTTCAAGGCATTATTCGAATCAATTGAACGGGAACAGGAACGAAGAGGAAACCTGTAG
- a CDS encoding ABC transporter ATP-binding protein, with product MLQLNQIHKIFNEGTPDEKIAIDQVALNLKKGDFVTVIGSNGAGKSTLMNIISGVLFPDVGEIWIDGKNVTSMSEYRRSKMIGRVFQDPMAGTAPSMTIEENLAMAYSRNKTRTLRMGVTKKRREHFRQVLESLHLGLENRLNAKVGLLSGGERQALSLLMATFTEPSILLLDEHTAALDPSRAELITNLTKEIVEKYNLTTLMVTHNMQQAIDLGNRLIMMDKGQVILEVDEDEKRHLTIEGLLGEFKRIRGMQMASDRAILS from the coding sequence ATGCTCCAGTTAAATCAGATTCATAAGATCTTTAACGAAGGGACCCCTGATGAAAAGATTGCCATCGACCAAGTGGCTCTCAACTTAAAGAAGGGGGATTTTGTTACTGTAATTGGAAGTAATGGGGCGGGAAAATCAACATTAATGAACATCATTTCCGGTGTTTTATTTCCAGATGTTGGAGAAATATGGATTGACGGCAAAAATGTAACGTCCATGTCAGAATATAGGAGATCCAAAATGATTGGCCGGGTTTTTCAAGACCCAATGGCTGGTACGGCACCAAGTATGACGATTGAAGAAAATCTCGCAATGGCCTACTCACGTAATAAGACGAGAACACTAAGAATGGGTGTGACGAAAAAAAGGCGTGAACACTTTCGGCAAGTCCTTGAATCCTTGCATCTTGGATTGGAAAATCGATTAAATGCGAAAGTCGGCCTGCTATCGGGCGGTGAACGTCAGGCACTTTCCTTGTTAATGGCCACTTTTACTGAACCTTCAATTTTACTTCTGGATGAGCATACTGCTGCACTGGATCCTTCAAGAGCAGAACTGATCACGAATCTTACGAAAGAGATTGTTGAAAAATATAATTTGACGACATTGATGGTTACTCATAATATGCAGCAGGCAATAGACCTCGGTAACAGGTTAATTATGATGGATAAAGGGCAAGTGATTTTAGAGGTAGATGAAGATGAGAAACGACATTTGACAATTGAAGGATTATTAGGTGAATTTAAACGAATCCGCGGCATGCAAATGGCAAGTGACCGTGCCATCCTTTCCTAA
- a CDS encoding ABC transporter permease → MFTAIFGSFEAGIIFAIMALGVYLSFRILDFPDLTVDGSFVTGAAITSIMIINGVNPFLATVTALFAGFLAGCITGLLHTFGKINNLLSGILMMIALYSINLRIMGRSNIPLLNTDTAFTKIADISKNLGIDSFFNSLLKMAGLGDSLPDTWGILLFMFVVTFIIKFITDGFLKTEIGLAIRATGDNQRMIRSFSANTSFLVVLGLGLSNALVAFSGALIAQEGGFADVGMGIGTIIVGLASVIIGEALFGTKTIARTTLAVIGGSIIYRIVVTLALRVEFLQPGDMKLITAIIVIFALTTPRLIERSREKKRKARKKAEKLSMSHVAVERKGEHHAPVKSDS, encoded by the coding sequence ATGTTTACAGCCATATTTGGTTCGTTTGAAGCAGGTATTATCTTTGCAATTATGGCATTAGGTGTGTATCTTTCATTTCGTATTCTTGATTTTCCGGATCTAACAGTAGACGGAAGTTTTGTAACAGGTGCTGCCATTACATCGATTATGATCATAAATGGTGTTAATCCATTCTTGGCAACAGTTACAGCGTTATTTGCCGGATTTCTAGCAGGATGTATAACTGGACTGCTTCACACTTTTGGAAAAATTAATAACTTGTTATCGGGAATCTTAATGATGATAGCGCTTTATTCTATAAATTTAAGAATTATGGGGCGCTCGAACATTCCTTTATTAAATACTGATACTGCTTTTACCAAAATAGCAGATATCTCTAAAAATCTAGGGATTGATTCATTTTTCAATAGTTTGTTAAAAATGGCCGGGTTGGGAGACAGTCTGCCGGATACATGGGGAATTTTACTGTTTATGTTTGTTGTAACTTTTATCATCAAATTTATAACTGATGGGTTCTTAAAAACAGAAATTGGTTTAGCGATTAGAGCAACAGGTGACAATCAACGGATGATACGCAGCTTCTCGGCTAATACCAGCTTTCTTGTGGTGTTAGGACTGGGTCTTTCAAACGCCCTAGTTGCATTTTCGGGTGCATTAATTGCACAGGAGGGCGGATTTGCTGATGTTGGTATGGGGATTGGTACCATTATTGTCGGCCTTGCATCAGTTATTATTGGGGAAGCATTATTTGGTACAAAAACAATTGCCAGAACCACATTAGCCGTTATTGGTGGTTCTATCATTTACCGGATCGTTGTTACACTTGCCTTAAGAGTAGAATTCCTGCAGCCTGGGGATATGAAGCTCATAACGGCAATCATTGTTATATTTGCTTTAACTACACCAAGACTCATTGAACGTTCTAGAGAGAAGAAGCGTAAAGCACGCAAAAAAGCTGAAAAATTAAGCATGAGTCATGTCGCAGTTGAGCGAAAGGGGGAACATCATGCTCCAGTTAAATCAGATTCATAA
- a CDS encoding ABC transporter substrate-binding protein — protein sequence MKKGVKGLSIAVAGMLLLAGCGSKDTSGSSQVGGAKKEYKVGISQFAPHPSLDAATQGFKQALKDKGINVKYDEQNAQADMNNTQTIAKNFVGDKVDLIFANATPSATAALNATKDIPIVFTSVTDPVGAGLVKSFDKPGKNITGTTDNHPDATKKTISFITDEVKAKKIGVIYNSGEENSVVQVKAVKTIVQDKGASLVEASVSNTSEVKQAAESLVGRVDAIYIPTDNTVVTALDSVIAVANNKKIPLFVGELDSMKKGAVAASGFSYFDLGYQSGLMAADILTSKKKPSEIPVELPKGLKLVINKKAAAAQGLTVKEEWSKLGEFYDGK from the coding sequence ATGAAAAAAGGAGTTAAAGGATTATCTATTGCTGTAGCAGGGATGCTATTGCTTGCGGGTTGCGGCAGTAAAGACACTTCAGGAAGTTCGCAGGTGGGAGGAGCAAAAAAAGAATACAAGGTTGGGATTTCTCAGTTTGCACCTCACCCATCTTTAGACGCAGCGACACAAGGTTTTAAACAGGCATTGAAAGATAAAGGGATTAATGTCAAATATGATGAACAAAATGCTCAAGCTGACATGAATAATACTCAAACCATTGCAAAGAATTTTGTTGGTGATAAAGTGGATTTAATCTTTGCGAACGCTACACCTAGTGCAACCGCGGCATTAAATGCGACAAAGGATATTCCCATCGTTTTTACATCTGTCACAGATCCTGTTGGAGCAGGATTGGTAAAATCTTTTGACAAACCAGGCAAAAATATTACGGGAACAACAGATAATCATCCTGATGCCACGAAAAAAACGATTAGCTTTATTACAGATGAAGTAAAGGCAAAGAAAATTGGAGTTATCTACAATTCTGGGGAAGAAAATTCAGTTGTACAAGTAAAAGCAGTAAAAACAATAGTTCAAGATAAAGGAGCAAGTCTTGTTGAAGCATCTGTCTCTAATACTTCCGAAGTAAAACAGGCAGCGGAATCTTTAGTCGGCCGAGTGGATGCAATCTATATTCCAACGGATAATACCGTCGTTACTGCACTTGATTCTGTAATTGCCGTAGCAAATAATAAAAAGATTCCACTATTTGTAGGAGAATTAGATTCAATGAAGAAGGGTGCAGTTGCTGCGAGCGGCTTCAGCTACTTTGATCTTGGTTACCAATCCGGGTTAATGGCGGCTGATATTTTAACAAGCAAGAAAAAACCTTCAGAAATACCTGTAGAACTGCCAAAAGGCTTAAAACTGGTTATCAATAAGAAAGCTGCTGCAGCTCAAGGTTTAACAGTGAAAGAGGAATGGAGCAAGCTTGGCGAGTTTTATGATGGGAAATAG